The proteins below are encoded in one region of Bifidobacterium dentium JCM 1195 = DSM 20436:
- a CDS encoding CRISPR-associated helicase/endonuclease Cas3 produces MNSKQLLARKDATGAVQTLRDHLHGAGKLARDFEEEFSAISYTAALLHDLGKASEDFQEYLLSAKGHRGSVIHAWQGAFLVDDACALSSEKSAAEQAVQEITREILELAIAKHHGELPDCLDVDGFSTFFDGLATDRKNEIRFSYQEVKDRISYLDLDIAGNYDKSIRDVEHFMQKFNMGGITNSDSFYFYLGLFAKYVYSRLIDADRLDAACFEERRTYRSKSIDWSSLIDRFEKNIRKFDHTSEINKIRNQISEQCRLEGKRSTGIYRLAVPTGGGKTLASLNFALHHAIETNKRRIIYVIPYLSITSQTVKVFREILELDEDDTETLLEHYSSAGGRKDDDTFTNTQSEFDQEEDDEQNAKRKLATERWDSQIIVTTMVRFLETVMSSKSGDLRRFHNMADSIIIFDEIQSLPTNAINLFNEVVSFLSKILGSTIVLCSATQPLLERTSRKNLLLADCPNLIDDSQEYFEKLRRTCVVAATEMKNCDELAEIIYEKAKENGNCLAIVNLKSEARIIYQCLKTLNGDNHFKIIHLSTSMCGQHRTDKLELVRQLTSIDKGKPVICISTQLIEAGVDVSFSCVIRAMAGLDSILQAAGRCNRNGESKSPKKVYVFGIKDEKGLSYLPDIKMGKEITERMVREHPDEDLLSNEMLLEYYQLFFEGIQSGNDNGFGIMDYPIPGKQNLYAYDLLSCNRAARGQYVNSSGTQYLKVYAQAFKTVGNRFRVIPNQNHNVVVPYGRVEKHMERLSRGNLREQFAALRQLQDYSVSLFDNEYRSLDERGAITLENEDFGIYMLNKDYYKEEYGVVTETEMSLLYI; encoded by the coding sequence ATGAACTCGAAACAATTGCTTGCACGCAAAGACGCGACTGGAGCTGTACAAACTCTCCGTGATCATTTGCACGGCGCGGGAAAACTGGCGAGAGACTTCGAAGAAGAATTCTCTGCGATATCGTACACTGCTGCTTTGTTGCATGACCTCGGAAAAGCTTCAGAAGATTTTCAGGAATATCTGTTATCTGCAAAGGGACATCGCGGTTCTGTAATTCATGCATGGCAGGGAGCTTTTTTAGTTGATGATGCATGTGCCTTATCTTCTGAAAAATCGGCTGCTGAGCAGGCGGTACAAGAGATCACTAGGGAGATACTTGAACTTGCCATTGCTAAACATCATGGTGAGTTGCCGGACTGTTTAGATGTGGATGGATTCTCGACTTTTTTTGACGGTCTTGCTACGGATCGGAAGAATGAAATCAGATTCTCGTATCAAGAAGTTAAGGACAGAATCTCGTATCTTGACCTTGATATTGCTGGTAATTATGACAAAAGTATCAGGGATGTCGAGCATTTCATGCAGAAATTTAATATGGGAGGCATAACAAATTCAGATAGCTTTTATTTCTATCTTGGGTTATTTGCCAAATATGTGTACTCTCGATTAATTGATGCAGATAGATTAGATGCTGCTTGTTTTGAAGAACGGAGAACATACAGATCCAAATCGATTGATTGGTCATCTTTGATCGATCGTTTCGAAAAGAATATAAGAAAGTTTGATCATACCTCTGAAATCAATAAGATTCGTAATCAAATTTCCGAGCAATGCCGCTTGGAGGGGAAACGAAGTACTGGAATTTATAGATTAGCTGTTCCAACAGGTGGAGGTAAGACACTGGCCTCACTTAATTTTGCTTTACATCATGCAATAGAGACCAATAAAAGACGAATCATATATGTAATTCCATACCTGTCGATTACTTCGCAGACCGTGAAGGTTTTTCGTGAGATTCTCGAGCTGGATGAGGATGATACTGAAACACTACTCGAACACTATTCATCCGCAGGTGGAAGAAAGGATGATGATACATTTACCAATACACAATCCGAATTTGACCAAGAAGAGGATGACGAACAGAATGCAAAAAGAAAACTTGCTACCGAACGTTGGGACAGTCAAATCATTGTGACTACCATGGTCAGATTCTTAGAAACAGTAATGTCCTCTAAGAGTGGCGATCTCCGGAGATTCCACAACATGGCGGATAGCATTATCATATTCGATGAAATTCAATCGCTGCCTACGAACGCTATCAATCTTTTCAATGAAGTAGTAAGTTTTCTTTCTAAAATTCTGGGCTCGACTATAGTGCTTTGTTCGGCTACGCAACCGCTGCTTGAACGGACCAGTAGAAAAAACCTATTGTTGGCGGATTGTCCGAATCTTATTGATGATTCTCAAGAATATTTCGAGAAGCTGAGACGTACATGCGTAGTTGCTGCAACAGAAATGAAAAACTGTGACGAGTTAGCTGAAATAATTTATGAGAAGGCAAAGGAAAACGGCAATTGCTTAGCCATTGTTAATCTTAAATCTGAGGCGAGAATAATATATCAGTGTCTTAAAACATTGAATGGAGACAATCACTTTAAAATTATTCATTTGAGTACTTCAATGTGTGGTCAGCATAGGACAGATAAGCTTGAACTCGTCCGGCAATTGACTAGTATCGATAAAGGAAAGCCAGTAATTTGCATAAGTACACAGCTTATTGAGGCGGGAGTAGATGTTTCGTTTTCTTGCGTTATTCGTGCCATGGCAGGCCTCGATAGCATTCTACAAGCTGCTGGTCGTTGCAATCGAAATGGCGAGTCAAAATCGCCGAAAAAAGTTTATGTATTTGGAATCAAGGATGAGAAAGGGTTGAGTTATTTACCTGATATCAAAATGGGAAAGGAGATTACCGAGCGAATGGTTCGGGAGCATCCTGACGAAGATCTTCTTTCCAATGAAATGCTGTTGGAATATTACCAGCTGTTCTTCGAAGGCATACAATCCGGTAACGATAATGGATTTGGAATTATGGATTATCCAATTCCAGGAAAGCAGAACCTATATGCGTACGATTTACTTTCCTGTAATCGTGCAGCAAGAGGTCAGTATGTCAATAGCTCGGGGACGCAATACTTGAAGGTATATGCTCAAGCATTTAAAACTGTTGGGAATCGATTCCGTGTCATTCCCAATCAGAATCATAATGTCGTGGTACCTTATGGACGTGTAGAGAAGCACATGGAGCGACTTTCAAGGGGGAATTTAAGAGAGCAATTTGCGGCGCTTCGACAGTTGCAAGATTACTCGGTGTCATTATTTGATAATGAGTACCGCAGTCTGGATGAGCGAGGAGCAATTACTCTGGAAAATGAGGATTTTGGTATCTACATGTTGAACAAAGATTATTACAAGGAAGAATATGGTGTTGTGACGGAGACAGAGATGTCTTTACTCTACATCTGA
- a CDS encoding glycoside-pentoside-hexuronide (GPH):cation symporter, translated as MEETLTVDKQGSNLKSRMAYAFGNVGQSAFYNALSTYFIVYVTSSLFAGVDKGIATKLIGIITSLVVIIRIAEIFIDPLLGNIIDNTNTKWGRFKPWQLIGGTVSALLLVVVYTGLFGLVNVNTTWFIVLFVVVFIVLDVFYSLRDISYWGMIPALSNDSHERSTYTALGSFGGSIGYNGLTIIVIPIVTYFSFVFTGNRTESQSGWTCFAIIVAILGILTVCSVAFGTKESSSTLRANAEENGGPLAAFKALAQNDQLLWVALSYLLYAIANVATTGVLMYLFKYILNNSNAYSIVGVIPVITGLIMAPAYPVLNKRIPRRYLYLGGMALMIIGYLLFIIGSSSLPMVTVGLVFFYLPQTFIQMTAILSLTDSIEYGQLKNGKRNEAVTLSVRPMLDKIAGACSNGIVGFVAVAAGMIGNATAADMTASNIHTFQICAFYVPLAVIVLSLLVFLFKVKISEKMHDDIVRQLESQLAQGEPSES; from the coding sequence ATGGAAGAAACCCTCACCGTGGATAAGCAGGGCTCAAACCTGAAATCCCGTATGGCATATGCATTCGGCAACGTTGGCCAGTCTGCGTTCTACAACGCCCTGAGCACATACTTCATCGTGTATGTGACCAGCTCGCTGTTCGCAGGTGTCGACAAAGGCATCGCCACCAAACTCATCGGCATCATCACCAGCCTCGTCGTGATCATCCGCATCGCGGAGATCTTCATCGATCCGCTGCTGGGCAACATCATCGACAACACCAACACCAAGTGGGGCCGTTTCAAGCCGTGGCAGCTCATCGGAGGTACGGTCTCCGCATTGCTGCTCGTCGTGGTGTACACCGGCCTGTTCGGTCTGGTCAATGTCAACACCACTTGGTTCATCGTGCTGTTCGTGGTGGTGTTCATCGTGCTTGACGTGTTCTACTCGTTGCGCGACATCTCATACTGGGGCATGATCCCGGCGCTGTCGAACGACTCCCATGAGCGTTCCACCTATACCGCACTCGGCTCTTTCGGCGGTTCCATCGGCTACAACGGCCTGACCATCATCGTCATCCCGATCGTCACCTACTTCAGCTTCGTGTTCACCGGTAACCGGACGGAAAGCCAGAGTGGTTGGACCTGCTTCGCCATCATCGTGGCCATTCTCGGCATCCTGACCGTATGCTCCGTGGCGTTCGGCACCAAGGAAAGCTCCAGCACGTTGCGTGCCAACGCCGAGGAGAACGGCGGCCCGCTCGCCGCGTTCAAGGCCCTTGCCCAGAACGACCAGTTGCTGTGGGTCGCCCTGAGCTACCTGCTGTACGCCATCGCCAATGTGGCCACCACCGGCGTGCTCATGTACCTGTTCAAGTACATCCTCAACAATTCCAATGCATACTCCATCGTGGGCGTCATCCCGGTCATCACTGGTCTGATCATGGCTCCGGCATACCCGGTCCTCAACAAGCGCATTCCGCGCCGCTACCTGTATCTCGGCGGTATGGCGCTCATGATCATAGGCTATCTGCTGTTCATCATCGGCTCGTCCAGCCTGCCGATGGTCACCGTCGGACTGGTCTTCTTCTACCTGCCGCAGACCTTCATCCAGATGACCGCCATCCTGTCCCTGACCGACTCCATCGAATACGGCCAGCTGAAGAACGGCAAGCGCAACGAGGCCGTGACCCTGTCCGTGCGCCCGATGCTCGACAAGATTGCGGGTGCCTGCTCCAACGGCATCGTCGGCTTCGTGGCCGTGGCCGCCGGCATGATCGGCAACGCCACTGCCGCCGATATGACCGCCTCCAACATCCATACCTTCCAGATTTGCGCCTTCTATGTGCCGCTGGCCGTGATCGTGCTGAGCCTGCTCGTCTTTCTTTTCAAGGTGAAGATCAGCGAAAAGATGCACGATGACATCGTCAGGCAGCTCGAATCGCAGCTCGCGCAGGGGGAGCCGTCTGAGTCCTGA
- a CDS encoding ATP-binding protein — translation MSMISRGLEQELLQSAREMPVLTLTGPRQSGKTTLVRACFPDYEYVTLENPDVRREFMDDPRYFLKRYSNHIIFDEAQRTPELFSYLQEAVDRTNEPGQFVLTGSQNFLLMNTISQTLAGRVAVRYLLPLAYSELLESNETCDAANWIFKGGYPRLYDGDIRIANFYGDYLSTYVERDVRNELGVRKIAGFDRFVHYAAHQCGKSFNATSFAEACGISRLTANDWMSVLESSFIAFRMLPYYKNYGKQLVKAPKMYFYDTGLAANLIGLDAADDLRNGEMWGNMFENAVAVEIVKQYYMRGSEPKLYYWRDNKGLEIDFIVEKGGRPQYVIEVKASSTYDVHAWANIDKLADAMEIDTNHRILVYGGEERFETRHGRVLRLCDLAELMDV, via the coding sequence ATGTCCATGATTTCAAGAGGTCTGGAACAGGAGCTGTTGCAATCTGCCAGAGAGATGCCAGTACTTACTCTTACAGGGCCGAGGCAGAGTGGCAAGACCACGTTGGTGCGGGCATGTTTCCCTGATTATGAGTATGTGACGTTGGAGAATCCGGATGTACGTAGGGAATTCATGGACGATCCACGATATTTCCTGAAAAGATATTCGAATCACATCATCTTCGACGAAGCGCAGCGAACGCCGGAACTGTTCTCCTATCTGCAGGAGGCCGTTGACCGAACGAACGAACCCGGGCAGTTTGTGTTGACGGGTTCGCAAAACTTCCTGTTAATGAATACTATTTCGCAGACTCTTGCCGGACGGGTGGCGGTACGGTACCTGTTGCCTCTTGCGTATTCGGAACTATTGGAATCAAACGAGACTTGCGATGCCGCGAATTGGATTTTCAAAGGCGGATATCCGCGTTTATATGACGGAGATATCCGAATCGCCAATTTCTATGGCGACTACCTTTCGACATATGTGGAACGGGATGTGCGTAACGAATTAGGTGTGCGCAAGATTGCGGGTTTCGACCGTTTCGTGCATTATGCCGCGCACCAATGCGGAAAGTCATTTAATGCGACGAGTTTTGCTGAAGCATGCGGCATCAGCAGACTGACTGCCAATGATTGGATGTCGGTACTGGAGTCGAGCTTCATTGCGTTCCGTATGTTGCCGTATTACAAGAATTACGGCAAGCAGTTGGTAAAAGCGCCGAAGATGTATTTCTACGATACGGGACTTGCTGCGAATCTGATTGGCTTAGATGCTGCGGACGATTTGCGCAATGGTGAGATGTGGGGAAATATGTTCGAGAACGCCGTTGCGGTGGAGATTGTGAAGCAGTATTACATGCGAGGCAGTGAGCCTAAACTTTACTATTGGCGCGATAATAAGGGTTTGGAGATTGATTTTATTGTCGAAAAAGGTGGTAGGCCTCAATACGTAATCGAGGTGAAGGCCTCCAGTACCTACGACGTGCACGCATGGGCCAACATCGATAAGCTGGCTGACGCCATGGAGATCGATACGAATCACAGAATTTTGGTATATGGAGGCGAGGAACGGTTCGAGACACGGCATGGGCGTGTTCTGCGACTATGCGATCTAGCTGAATTGATGGATGTCTAG
- the ileS gene encoding mupirocin-resistant isoleucine--tRNA ligase, protein MSETTNHVYPKAAAGEQSANVAPNPSFPKLEESVLDYWEKDDTFAKSVERRPSGDHSQNEFVFFDGPPFANGLPHYGHLLTGYAKDVIPRYQTMKGRKVNRVFGWDTHGLPAELEAQKELGIDSVDQIKEIGIDKFNDACRASVLKYTNEWKDYVHRQARWVDFEHGYKTLNIPYMESVMWAFKQLYDKGLAYQGYRVLPYCPKDQTPLSAHELRMDADVYQDRQDTTVSVAVKLRDEEDAYAVFWTTTPWTVPTNFAIVVGADIDYVEVRPTEGRFAGKKFYLGKPLLGSYAKELGENYEIVRELKGAEMEGWRYYPVFPYFAGDEHAAEGQVPGPEGYQIFTADYVDTVEGTGLVHQAPYGEDDMNTLNAKGIKSVDVLDAGCKFTSLCPDYEGQYVFDANLPILRNLRAGDGPLARVPEDQRAILFQEKSYVHSYPHCWRCATPLIYKPVSSWFVSVTKIKDRLLELNQQINWIPDNVKDGQFGKWLANARDWSISRNRFWGSPIPVWVSDDPKYPRVDVYGSLEELKADFGDYPRDHEGNVNMHRPYIDELTRVNPDDPTGKSHMRRITDVMDCWFESGSMSFAQYHYPFENKETFEQHFPCDYIVEYIGQTRGWFYVLHIMATALFDKPAYKNVICHGIVLGSDGQKMSKHLRNYPDVNGVFNDFGSDAMRWFLMSSPILRGGNLIVTADGIRDTVRQVMLPVWSSYYFFTLYANAANGGAGFDARSLRADEVAALPEMDRYLLARTRRLIEKTQAALDDFLISDACEAVSDFIDMLTNWYIRNNRDRFWNEDENAFNTLYTVLEAFMRVIAPLAPMEAEAVWRGLTGGESVHLADWPFLADPTSGEATELGRVLVDDPALVDAMEKVREVVSSTLSMRKAKQIRVRQPLSKLTVIVSDPDAVAAYAEILKSELNVKDVELCTLEDAESRGLKIINELRVNARVAGKRLRKDVQFAIKASKSGAWHVDASGVPVCETPNGEIALEEGEYELINSVEEKNAEEAASSVSAALPTGGFVILDTELNDDLIAEGYARDVIRAVQDARKAADLEISDRIALKLTVPTGDVAKVEQFKDLVASETLATSFEVVAGAEGSELAVEVAKA, encoded by the coding sequence GTGAGCGAAACCACCAATCATGTGTATCCGAAGGCTGCTGCCGGTGAGCAGAGCGCCAACGTCGCGCCGAACCCCAGCTTCCCGAAGCTGGAGGAGTCCGTGCTTGACTATTGGGAGAAGGACGATACCTTCGCCAAGTCCGTCGAGCGTCGTCCATCCGGAGATCACAGCCAGAATGAATTCGTTTTCTTCGACGGTCCGCCGTTCGCCAATGGTCTGCCGCATTATGGCCATCTGCTGACCGGCTATGCCAAGGATGTGATTCCGCGCTACCAGACCATGAAGGGCCGCAAGGTCAACCGCGTGTTCGGCTGGGATACGCACGGTCTGCCGGCCGAGCTCGAGGCGCAGAAGGAACTGGGCATCGACTCCGTCGACCAGATCAAGGAAATCGGCATCGACAAGTTCAACGACGCCTGCCGTGCCTCCGTGCTCAAGTACACCAATGAGTGGAAGGACTACGTGCACCGTCAGGCGCGCTGGGTCGATTTCGAGCATGGCTACAAGACCCTGAACATTCCGTACATGGAATCCGTGATGTGGGCCTTCAAGCAGCTGTATGACAAGGGCTTGGCCTATCAGGGCTACCGTGTGCTGCCGTATTGCCCGAAGGATCAGACGCCGCTTTCCGCACACGAGCTGCGTATGGACGCCGACGTGTACCAAGACCGTCAGGACACCACCGTGTCCGTGGCCGTGAAGCTGCGCGACGAGGAAGACGCCTACGCCGTATTCTGGACCACCACCCCGTGGACCGTTCCGACCAACTTCGCCATCGTGGTCGGCGCCGACATCGACTATGTCGAAGTACGTCCGACCGAAGGCAGGTTCGCCGGCAAGAAATTCTATCTGGGCAAGCCGCTGCTCGGCTCCTATGCCAAGGAGCTTGGCGAGAACTATGAGATCGTGCGCGAGCTCAAGGGTGCCGAGATGGAGGGTTGGCGCTACTATCCGGTCTTCCCGTATTTCGCTGGCGACGAGCATGCCGCCGAGGGTCAGGTTCCGGGGCCGGAAGGCTATCAGATTTTCACCGCCGATTACGTCGATACCGTCGAAGGTACGGGCCTCGTGCATCAGGCTCCGTACGGCGAGGACGATATGAACACGCTCAATGCCAAGGGCATCAAGAGCGTGGACGTGCTTGACGCGGGCTGTAAGTTCACGTCGCTGTGCCCGGATTACGAGGGTCAGTATGTGTTCGATGCGAATCTGCCGATTCTGCGTAACCTGCGTGCAGGCGATGGTCCGCTGGCCCGTGTGCCGGAGGACCAGCGCGCGATTCTCTTCCAGGAGAAGAGCTACGTGCACTCCTATCCGCACTGCTGGCGTTGCGCCACCCCGCTGATCTACAAGCCGGTGAGCTCTTGGTTCGTGTCCGTGACCAAGATCAAGGACCGTCTGCTCGAGCTCAACCAGCAGATCAACTGGATTCCGGACAACGTGAAGGATGGGCAGTTCGGCAAGTGGCTTGCCAATGCCCGCGACTGGTCCATCTCTCGTAACCGTTTCTGGGGTTCGCCGATTCCGGTGTGGGTATCCGACGATCCGAAGTATCCGCGCGTCGACGTGTATGGCTCGCTTGAGGAGCTGAAGGCCGACTTCGGTGATTATCCGCGCGATCATGAAGGCAATGTCAACATGCATCGCCCGTATATCGACGAACTGACCCGCGTCAACCCGGACGATCCGACCGGCAAGAGCCACATGCGCCGCATCACCGACGTAATGGACTGCTGGTTCGAATCCGGTTCCATGAGCTTCGCCCAGTACCACTATCCGTTCGAGAACAAGGAAACCTTCGAACAGCACTTCCCGTGTGACTACATCGTGGAATACATCGGCCAGACCCGTGGCTGGTTCTATGTGCTGCACATCATGGCCACCGCCCTGTTCGACAAGCCGGCATACAAGAACGTGATCTGCCACGGCATTGTGCTCGGTTCCGACGGTCAGAAGATGTCGAAGCATCTGCGCAACTATCCGGATGTGAACGGCGTGTTCAACGACTTCGGTTCCGACGCTATGCGTTGGTTCCTCATGAGTTCGCCGATCCTGCGTGGCGGCAACCTCATCGTGACCGCCGACGGCATCCGCGATACCGTACGTCAGGTGATGCTGCCGGTGTGGAGCTCCTACTATTTCTTCACCCTGTATGCCAACGCGGCTAATGGCGGTGCCGGTTTCGACGCTCGTTCGCTACGTGCCGACGAGGTTGCCGCCTTGCCGGAAATGGATCGTTACCTGCTGGCCCGCACCCGACGTCTGATCGAGAAGACCCAGGCTGCGCTGGATGACTTCCTGATTTCCGACGCCTGCGAAGCCGTGTCCGATTTCATCGACATGCTCACCAACTGGTACATTCGCAACAATCGCGACCGCTTCTGGAACGAGGACGAGAACGCGTTCAATACGCTGTACACCGTGCTTGAGGCATTCATGCGCGTAATCGCCCCGCTTGCTCCGATGGAGGCCGAAGCCGTGTGGCGTGGCCTGACCGGCGGCGAGTCCGTGCATCTGGCCGATTGGCCGTTCCTGGCTGATCCGACTTCTGGCGAGGCGACCGAACTTGGTCGCGTGCTGGTGGATGATCCGGCCTTGGTCGATGCTATGGAGAAGGTACGCGAGGTCGTTTCCAGCACGCTGTCCATGCGTAAGGCGAAGCAGATTCGCGTGCGCCAGCCGCTTTCCAAGCTGACTGTGATCGTCTCCGATCCTGATGCCGTTGCTGCCTACGCCGAAATCCTGAAGTCCGAGCTCAACGTCAAGGATGTCGAGCTGTGCACGCTTGAGGATGCCGAATCCCGCGGCCTGAAGATCATCAACGAGCTGCGCGTGAACGCCCGAGTCGCAGGTAAGCGTCTGCGCAAGGACGTGCAGTTTGCCATCAAGGCTTCCAAGTCCGGTGCCTGGCATGTCGATGCCTCCGGCGTGCCGGTGTGCGAGACTCCGAACGGTGAGATTGCACTGGAAGAGGGTGAATATGAGCTGATCAACAGCGTGGAGGAGAAGAACGCCGAAGAGGCCGCCAGCTCCGTGTCCGCTGCGCTGCCGACCGGTGGTTTCGTGATTCTCGACACCGAGTTGAACGACGACCTGATTGCCGAAGGCTATGCTCGCGACGTGATCCGTGCCGTGCAGGATGCCCGCAAGGCTGCCGATCTGGAGATCTCCGACCGTATTGCGTTGAAGCTGACCGTTCCGACGGGTGACGTGGCGAAGGTCGAGCAATTCAAGGATCTTGTGGCTTCCGAAACGCTTGCCACCTCCTTCGAGGTTGTGGCCGGCGCCGAGGGCTCCGAGTTGGCAGTTGAGGTTGCCAAGGCCTGA